A window of the bacterium genome harbors these coding sequences:
- a CDS encoding GIY-YIG nuclease family protein → MYYTYVIKCQGNGRYYIGHTADIVRRLEEHCAGKTRSLRNKGPFVLLYSEIHETKQAAYRRELQIKSYKGGEAFKRLILKEEKAN, encoded by the coding sequence ATGTATTATACCTATGTGATAAAATGTCAAGGCAATGGGAGGTACTACATCGGCCACACAGCTGATATTGTACGAAGGTTAGAAGAACATTGCGCGGGGAAAACCAGGTCTCTAAGAAACAAAGGTCCATTTGTTCTGTTGTATAGCGAGATCCACGAAACGAAACAGGCTGCATATCGTCGGGAGTTGCAGATAAAAAGCTATAAGGGTGGAGAAGCCTTTAAAAGATTGATTTTAAAGGAAGAAAAGGCTAACTAA
- a CDS encoding flavin reductase: MLKKLDPKKLKFNPFTLMEDEWFLLTAGKKGDYNTMTCAWGTLGILWNKPIAVVFVRPTRHTYKFTNKYQDFTLSFFGKKCRPALKICGTKSGRDGDKVKEAGLTPIFTPKGNVYFKEARMVLECRKIYFDDLDPKKFLIPGIEKNYPKKDYHRMYVGEIGRIFTTA, from the coding sequence ATGCTGAAAAAACTTGATCCCAAAAAACTCAAGTTCAATCCCTTCACCCTGATGGAGGACGAATGGTTCCTGCTGACCGCCGGAAAAAAGGGCGACTACAACACCATGACCTGCGCCTGGGGAACCCTGGGAATACTTTGGAACAAGCCCATCGCCGTGGTCTTTGTGAGGCCCACCCGCCATACCTACAAGTTCACCAACAAATACCAGGACTTTACCCTGTCGTTCTTCGGGAAAAAGTGCCGCCCGGCCCTTAAGATCTGCGGCACCAAGTCGGGGCGGGACGGCGACAAGGTCAAAGAGGCCGGGCTGACGCCGATTTTTACCCCCAAGGGCAATGTTTATTTCAAGGAAGCCCGAATGGTGCTGGAATGCCGGAAAATATACTTTGACGACCTTGATCCCAAGAAGTTTTTGATCCCGGGGATCGAAAAGAACTATCCCAAAAAGGATTACCATAGGATGTACGTGGGTGAGATTGGGAGAATCTTTACTACGGCATAA
- a CDS encoding UvrD-helicase domain-containing protein, protein MPQVLEKDSLYRFPHLLLIEASAGSGKTHALASRFVQFLLSSRIEHNQLPHLLAITFTNNAAREMKQRILSWLKELALGGDEELLKQTAGLLETESKEIPGLAFGMVDRVIEHFSDFQVQTIDSFTNRLAQASARELGFRPDFQVTTSYGELLDYSLDLLLKQAGRDQDLTAVMGRFLELLNASGGSFAWNPQPLMRESFEKFLVIEAKESGQFAFNDRTAERDRCLGIINDVYWQICGIAHDQGFEMKADAFASYLEQGDVDKILARTTYHNGHTPMLKGKCPKDKLAVHESTKELWGKLGPVAAGLAVAQAESHYAAYGQPYHHFKQILEQTKRRRGVIHIDDIARKLSRQLDQEMIPGIYLALGAKLCHYLIDEFQDTDLAQWRSLHPLLAEALASGGSAFLVGDLKQAIYLFRKADYKIMKQLQDDIQGKSKPPVWLPASVTDSSQVGGLEENFRCGQVILEYVEQAFHHNLNQLIGEGVLGPDRTGLLTYVQRPSEKTANRGYVRTVHIPKGAAGYGEAESEGDPENAAEFDTDQSADPTANESETASINDQEPEREALLSIVREVLVRGYRPQDIAVLAPKNKHLGQAIDWLTQAGIPASSSGGLDIRRRRAVAELLDLLRFLDSPIDNLAWGSVVRGRLLAAAVQTAGLEWSQALADDILLLAGQKAGPHGYHYQECRRDPRFAPVWETFFSDLYRLAGYYPLYDLVCLALGRLGVFQNFPDEAAALLKLLETVNQAESKGRGSLKDFLETCQRPEPELFSLELPENVPAVQLMSFHKSKGLGFPVVINLLYDEAGDSRRVYYGKTGEEITLYKITKDIAGRTRGYSPDLAVLQDEFLADDQVQELNSLYVVCTRARHELYNLVIFKVPQPKKDGAAGKPGKSKESWYPRLFPLIDRGHKETLSQKEVLAIPDQPSIGRGTEPGADWEPEQSWEGERYLKARLGQFYHKLLEGMQTLPEDMDARLLALARRHQVLVPGRDIKAMAEQVKTLMERREVAPFFAKIEGQSALCEAQLVGAGGELLRVDRLVKGGNTVTVLDFKTGRADDPRQEAQHQAQVRGYLAALAGIFPGRKSEGRIVYLDGDVKEVRP, encoded by the coding sequence ATGCCCCAAGTATTGGAAAAAGACAGCCTCTACCGGTTTCCCCACCTGCTGTTGATCGAAGCCTCGGCCGGCTCGGGCAAGACCCACGCCCTGGCCAGCCGCTTCGTGCAGTTCCTGCTGTCCTCCCGGATCGAGCACAACCAGCTGCCCCATCTGCTGGCCATCACCTTCACCAACAACGCGGCCCGGGAGATGAAGCAGCGGATATTAAGCTGGCTGAAGGAGCTGGCCCTGGGCGGCGACGAAGAGCTTTTAAAACAAACTGCCGGCCTGCTGGAGACGGAGTCCAAGGAAATACCGGGCCTGGCCTTTGGGATGGTGGACCGGGTGATAGAGCACTTTTCCGATTTCCAGGTCCAGACCATAGACAGCTTTACCAACCGGCTGGCCCAGGCCTCGGCCCGGGAGCTGGGCTTCCGGCCGGATTTTCAGGTGACCACCAGCTACGGCGAACTGCTGGACTATTCCCTGGACCTGCTGTTGAAGCAGGCCGGCCGGGACCAGGATCTGACCGCGGTGATGGGCCGGTTCCTGGAACTGCTCAACGCCTCCGGCGGCAGCTTCGCCTGGAACCCCCAGCCCCTGATGCGCGAAAGTTTCGAAAAATTTCTGGTCATCGAGGCCAAGGAGTCGGGGCAGTTTGCCTTCAACGACCGGACCGCCGAAAGAGACCGCTGCCTGGGGATCATCAATGATGTCTACTGGCAGATCTGCGGCATCGCCCATGATCAAGGATTTGAAATGAAGGCCGACGCCTTTGCCTCATACCTGGAGCAGGGGGATGTGGACAAGATACTGGCCAGGACCACCTACCACAACGGACATACCCCGATGCTCAAGGGAAAGTGCCCCAAAGACAAGCTGGCCGTCCATGAATCGACCAAGGAGCTTTGGGGGAAACTGGGGCCGGTGGCGGCCGGTCTGGCCGTGGCCCAGGCTGAAAGCCACTATGCCGCCTACGGCCAGCCCTACCACCATTTCAAGCAGATATTGGAGCAGACCAAGCGGCGCCGGGGGGTGATCCACATCGACGACATCGCCCGGAAACTTTCCCGGCAGCTGGACCAGGAGATGATCCCCGGGATCTACCTGGCTTTGGGGGCCAAACTCTGCCATTACCTGATCGACGAGTTCCAGGACACCGACCTGGCCCAGTGGCGCAGCCTGCACCCGCTGCTGGCCGAGGCCCTGGCCTCGGGCGGCTCGGCCTTTTTGGTGGGCGACCTCAAACAGGCCATCTACTTGTTCCGCAAGGCCGATTACAAGATAATGAAACAGCTTCAGGATGATATTCAGGGGAAGAGCAAACCGCCGGTCTGGCTGCCGGCCAGCGTGACCGATAGTTCGCAGGTGGGCGGGTTGGAGGAAAACTTCCGCTGCGGCCAGGTGATCCTGGAATACGTGGAGCAGGCCTTCCATCACAATCTGAACCAGCTGATCGGGGAGGGGGTTTTGGGCCCCGACCGCACCGGGCTTTTGACCTATGTCCAGCGGCCGTCGGAGAAAACGGCCAACCGGGGCTATGTCCGGACCGTGCACATTCCCAAGGGGGCGGCAGGCTACGGGGAGGCGGAGAGCGAAGGCGATCCTGAAAATGCCGCAGAGTTTGATACTGATCAGAGTGCTGATCCAACTGCCAATGAATCCGAAACTGCAAGTATTAATGACCAGGAGCCGGAGCGGGAGGCGCTGCTTTCAATAGTCCGGGAGGTGCTGGTCCGGGGTTACCGGCCCCAGGACATCGCGGTGCTGGCCCCCAAGAACAAGCATCTGGGACAGGCCATCGACTGGCTGACCCAGGCCGGCATCCCGGCCTCGTCCTCCGGCGGGCTGGACATCCGCCGGCGCCGGGCGGTGGCCGAGCTTTTGGACCTGCTGCGCTTTCTGGATTCGCCCATCGACAACCTGGCCTGGGGTTCGGTGGTCCGGGGCCGGCTTTTGGCCGCGGCCGTCCAAACGGCCGGGCTGGAATGGAGCCAGGCCCTGGCCGATGACATCCTGCTTTTGGCGGGGCAGAAGGCCGGTCCGCACGGATACCATTATCAGGAATGCCGCCGGGACCCCAGGTTCGCCCCGGTCTGGGAAACGTTCTTCAGCGACCTCTACCGGCTGGCCGGGTACTATCCCCTGTACGACCTGGTCTGCCTGGCCCTGGGACGCTTGGGCGTTTTCCAAAATTTCCCGGACGAGGCGGCGGCCCTGCTGAAGCTTTTGGAGACCGTCAACCAGGCGGAGTCAAAGGGCCGGGGCAGCCTCAAGGATTTTCTGGAAACCTGCCAGCGGCCGGAGCCGGAGCTTTTTTCCCTGGAGCTGCCGGAGAATGTTCCGGCGGTGCAGCTGATGAGCTTTCACAAGTCCAAGGGTTTGGGTTTTCCGGTGGTGATAAATCTCCTGTACGACGAGGCCGGGGACAGCCGCCGGGTCTATTACGGAAAAACCGGCGAGGAGATAACCCTCTACAAGATCACCAAAGACATCGCCGGCCGCACCAGGGGGTATTCCCCTGATCTGGCGGTTTTGCAGGACGAGTTTCTGGCTGATGACCAGGTGCAGGAACTCAACTCACTGTATGTGGTCTGCACCCGGGCCCGCCATGAACTATACAACCTGGTGATCTTCAAGGTGCCCCAGCCAAAAAAGGACGGGGCCGCAGGCAAACCGGGCAAATCCAAAGAGTCATGGTATCCCAGGCTTTTCCCGTTGATAGATCGGGGACACAAGGAAACACTTTCCCAAAAAGAGGTTTTGGCCATACCCGACCAGCCATCGATCGGGCGGGGGACGGAGCCGGGCGCGGACTGGGAGCCGGAGCAATCCTGGGAGGGGGAGAGATATCTCAAGGCCCGGCTGGGCCAGTTTTATCACAAATTGCTGGAGGGTATGCAAACCCTGCCGGAGGATATGGATGCCAGGCTATTGGCTTTGGCCCGCCGCCACCAGGTGCTGGTCCCGGGCCGGGACATCAAGGCCATGGCGGAGCAGGTCAAGACCCTGATGGAGCGCCGGGAGGTGGCCCCCTTCTTTGCCAAAATAGAGGGCCAGTCCGCGCTCTGCGAGGCCCAGCTGGTGGGTGCTGGCGGAGAACTGCTGCGGGTGGACCGTCTGGTAAAGGGCGGAAATACGGTCACGGTGCTGGATTTTAAAACCGGCCGGGCCGATGACCCCAGGCAGGAGGCGCAGCACCAGGCCCAGGTGCGGGGATATCTGGCGGCCCTGGCGGGAATTTTCCCCGGCCGGAAATCGGAGGGAAGGATCGTCTATCTGGACGGCGATGTCAAGGAGGTGCGGCCATGA